CTCCTCGACGTCGCCGTGGATATCGCAGGCGAGGCAGAGTTTGTCGCCCGGGCGGACATCCCCGCAGCGGGCGTGGTCGAGGGGCGGGCATTCCCGGCGGAACCTGGCgcggagcgcctcgacgtcgccCAGGGATGCGAAGTCAGCCCCTGGATTGTACCACTCGTCTGCATCCTCGGTGGAATTCTCGAACATGACGCGGAGCCAGCCATCCTGCACAACCACGCGCGCGCCGTACCACGCCTCGTCGGACCGCGCGCGGTACTCCATTCGGGGCCgtgggcggcgcggcggcggcggcgccgccggcacgGTGGCCTTCCGCTTTCGCGACTTCGGCATTTCAGCGGTACTGTGGGAGTGGCGGCGCTCTGGGTGGTCGGTGGGATTTGGGCGAGGACAGGGCGGCGGGTTTCTCGATGTTTTATACCGTCCAGATTCTGACAATCTTTCTAGGTTTTAGGTTTAGCTTAGGTCGACATAATGTGCATAAACATCCCTCAATAAAAACAAAAACATAATGTACAAATACTTTAGGGGTATATTCCGTCCGTTTtgtaaatataagtcttttaaaGATTTCCATATAAACtatatacggatgtatatagacatattttagagtatagattcattcattttgcttcgtatgtagtccatTATTGAAGTCTCTAAAAAAGATTTATATTtaagaatggagggagtatatctaTATACCTTTTAGAAAAATATAGTGTGTAAATACATAAGAAGATAAATTAGATACGGATGTATATATACATATTTTAGagcgtagattcactcattttgcttcctATATAGTCcattattgaaatctctaaaaaagacttatatttaagaaCGGCGGAAGCATATCTATATACCTTTTTGTAAAGCAACACATTTATTCCTCAGATAATCCTCTATAAcactaagagcatctctagcagaccccgcatcccgccccgaCCTGCAAAATAACCGTCAAAATATGGGTTGGGGCGGGAAAACATGCCCGATCAGACACCGGATTCGCGGCCGACCCGTAAAAAATTTTGCGCGGCGCGGCAAAAGATCTCCCCCGACCTCTTGATTCACGGGGTGGGAGGACGACCCGAGCTCAGCCCCTATCCGCAGCGAGATTTGGCGGAGGGACATTTCCGCGCGGCCGTTCCCGCTCCCCCACCCTCTGCCACCATTGCCCCGCCACCTCACGCTTCGGTGCATCTTCCCCGGCCGTCCTTCGCCGCCATGGATGACTCCCTGCTGTCCCCTGTCACCGTCGAGGTCGCGCATGCTCAATCCCCTCGGGGATCTCGTCGCCGGCCATGTTGGCCCCACCGTCGCCCAAGGCACCACTGCGCCTGCCCGCAAGCGGCAGGGCAACGTGGTCGTGCAGGGCTGGAATCCGGCTGCCTCCGCCATGAAGGCCCGTGCTCCGGGCGGCAACTCCGCTGCACGATCCCGGCCGGTGGCGGAGAAGGTCGCCAAGGTCTCCAGCGTAAAGCGGAAGAAGATTCCGGCTACAAAGAAGTCGGCTCCTTCATCCACTCCCTCCGCCCCGGAAAGAGGTTCGCCGGCGATGCCGCTCAACGGTGCTGCTCCCATCGCAAGCAAGGTGTTTGACGAAATGGCCGGAAGGTATGCGTCTTCGGTCATGTCAATTTTCTTTGCTTTTCGCCATTTGTGATAGCTCGTGACTTGTTATCGTTCACTATAGCGATGGTTCGAACAATGCAACTGCCGAGTTCGTGAACTTGTTGGACACCAACGTCGTTGACATCGATCAAGCCCCGTTCGCCGCATTCGACTACAAGACCCTCTTTTGCGTTTGTCCTACTATAGTGAACTTTTGCAAGACCAAGATGATGCCGGACGTGGTCGTCACTTTTGCAAGACCCTCTTTTGCGTTTGTCCTACTAAACTGCGCATAAACTGTGTTATgttgtttgaatttgaacttaTTTGTCGGAACCGATATCAAATCCGAGAAATGGGCGTCTTCGGTTTGCGGGTCGACGCGGCGGTGCCCGAGCAGACCCCGCGTAGCCGACCCGTAAAAGAGCATATTCCCCGAATATCCTCTTTTACGGGTCCATTTTGCGGGGTATGAGTCTGACATGTCGGCCTGCATATGCACTTTTCCGCGAACTGCAAAAGACTTTTGCGGGTTGGGATTTTGTgggatctgctagagatgctctaagctcTCTAGTTTTAAAAAGCACGCATTCAATTGAGGTCTCCAATTAAAATTGGGTCACCCGATTTTGACCGCGTCAACATTTTCTCAAAGCTCTCTtattcaatttttttatactATACACTATGCTTTCTAATTTTTCAGGCCTCAAAATTAATTGTGGTATTCAATTTAGAATTGGGTCAACTGATTTTGACCAGGTCAACACTTTCTCAAACTCTCACATCCATTTTTTTAATTCACTACGTTCCCTAATTTTAAAGCTCTTTCATTCAATTGAGGTATTCAATTTTGGATTTGGTTTATGATTTTGACCGGGCAAAGGATTTTGCAAATCAATTAGCAGCAACCGGCCGATAAAAACATATCAATCCTGCGCACCCTCCCACCACCTGGAAAAATAGAAGCGCCACCATGTGATACTCTAGCACCAATACAGTAATGCATGCGACCACCGACACCGAAATTTCCCCACATAAATATAGGTTGGTTAGCGGATAACTCAGAATCACACCACTAAAGACCCAACAAATGACCGTACtataataaaaataaaacacaCTCTATAGTCTCCATCACCCACAAAACTAAATATTTCATCAGTTCCAAAATATAAGGGGCACTCCCTCCAAttccttatacaaggccacttcATGTTTCATGCCAAATTTTGACTTATAATTTTGGTCAACAAAATATGGATTATATGTGATAAAAAATATATCATCAAAAAGTTCTTTGAAATGTGCATCCAATGAAATATTTTTTCGGCATATAACTCACTTTTTGTTGATAAAATTAATGGTCAAACTTAGGCATAAAAGTATgaagtggccttgtataagggagTGGAAGGAGTGTTAGTTTTGTAGAAAGTCAAATTTCTTCAACATTAACCAAGTCCAGAGCAAAAATATCAACATCCACAATATTAAACAAAAAAGTACGGAATCCATTTCATGATGAATTTGAAATACTGACTTTATATTATGGATTTTTATATATTTATCTTCAAATTTTATTGAACTTAAAAGGTTTGACTTTTTAAAAAGTAATCTCCACCACCCGCCAAACTAAATATTCCATCAGTTCCAAAATATAAGGGGTATTAGTTTTGTGGAAAGtccaatttcttcaactttgacCGAGTTTAGAGCAAATTTATCAACATCCACAATATTAAACAAAAAAGTGTGGAAATTGATTTCATGATGAATTTAAAAATATCAATTTAATATTATGTATTTCTCTTTATTTCTCTACAAATTTTATTGAACATAAAAGGTTTGACTTTTGAAAAAAGTAATACACAATATATTTTGAAACGGAGTGGTTACTTTTCGAAGAAACTCAACAACACCAACGGCGCAGCAAAGCGCGCTCAACCCTTCTAGTAGACATATCATTTACAATATAGTGAGAAATAAAATCAGGGATTATAGATTCCCAAACATAGAAGATTTTTCACTTAATGAGTTCTTCGCTACATTGTGAGCCACTTCATTTGCTTCACGGCGACACTGTGTATATAAGATACTCACAAGTTCCAACCCTAAATGTTTGCACTCAAGTACCATTGCAACATGTGAGCCCACATACATTTCTGGTTGTTGCACTGCTGCACCACAAAGCTACAATGTGACTCAATGATCACTTTGTTACATCCAATCCTCCCTGCATCCATTCCGGATCATTGTCATATTCGCTGAGTCAACGCTGGTCACCTGAGGAAAGAACCATGTTGCAGCAGCAATGAAGTTCCCTCTTCCATCATGGGCAATAGCGCCTGTTGCACCTGAGAGTGTTTCAACTCGAAAGCAGCATCAACATTGATTTTGACCACATCCCTAGTCCGCCTCCTCCACATATGATCAGGGATTCATGTAGGCTCTAtatatacctactaataaagtaCGGAGTGTTTCTGCCCGTCCGCCATTGTAtgttttattaaaaaaatgtgtttttttaaATAACCCACGGTCCAATATTAAGTTCCTCTCCTTTCTCTCTATTTGTTGGGCTTCAGCCCAACTTCTGTATCAACTGTCACGCGCACATGGGCACTAGTTAGTATTCCGAGTTCAGCTGCAGTATGCCCCGTTCACTCTATTTTCAGCCCGTTTAGGTCCCTGGTCTTTATAATTTACAAAGAATATGTTAAACTGATCATATAACTTTGCAACCATAACTCAGATTAAAATAATTTATATTTGTAATTTGCCAGAAAAATGTTTAGTTTCCAACCATGCTATTAGTCGTTATTGTTAAATAATATAACAAAAATTAGGGCATAATCTTAATTAAAACATAATGTGCAAATACATAAGGAGATAATTACATTAGTGATATATATCTCCAAATTGACTACACATTGTTTCGACCAAGATAATCAAATTTCAGATTAGACACATTGTTTTATGTAAACTAAGTTTACACCCCTTACTCATCTTTGGAGCCTTGGTTTCGAAAGCGTGCTTCAATTGGGCATCAATCGATATAAGGAAGGCTTTAATATCATAGATGCTAAGAAGAACATGCCCCCCCCCATTATATGTTTTTATAATAATGAAAACTAGCTTGTGTCTCACACAATTGTGCAGATAATTACCCTTGTGGTCATTTCTATATCATATTGACTCGACAACATGGCATTGAAGTATGAATCACGATGAACTATTCGTGCTAACATAAGTATGCCCTACACCTCATCTTCCCCTCAgcgccgccgggcaaagcccaGCCAACATAAACAGTGAGGTGGATACTCTTCCTCCTCGGCTGGGTGCACTGCAGGGCGGGATGTGGTTCCTCAACCATAGTGTGAAGCTCGATCGGGACGAGGCAACGGTGAAAGATGTGTCTGGGCCGGCAGTGCGAGCGGGCAAGGGATCTACGATGGCTGCATAGGGGTACCTTGGTACGTGAATCTGGTGTGTCGCGGGTCCGATTGGgccatcactagtagaaaactgggctttggtcacagggcaatattcacattagtcccggttcagtcacgaaccgggactaatgtgagcattggtcccggttcgtgcggccaggggcctgccgggcctcgtgggggcattggtcccagttcgtccggcccctttggtcccggttggtgggacaaaccaggaccaatgggcctcgctcctggcccaccaccattggtcccggttggtggcttgaaccgggaccagaggctcaccctttagtcccggttcataccacaaaccgggactaaagggttggtcctagttgcggtcagagtttagtcccacctcgccaaccgaagggcgctcacaccggtttataagcccgtccctctctgccttgttgagctcctctcaaagtgaaaatagatgcccttatacagggaatttgacctaaattcagagtaaatttctttgaatttcatagaaatttattatgaatttaggttgaattttctctataggcgcatctatgttcatttttttatagtaaataaaataaataaaccttaataaaataaataaaccttaataaaataaaataaaataaactatagtaaataaaataaataaaccttaataaaataaataaaaatagcagcagtaaagtaaatataaataaaataaataaagtaaaatacataagtaattagaaacaaaatggaataaaataaataagttttttgttgtaagtagaaacaaaacaaaataaataaagcaaaagagaaaacaaaaaacagggaaaaaaattatgccacctactgggccaccacggcctgaatacgacttgaaacccatccatgggccaggattcaggcccgcagaaggcccagtaggccccacaggcaaagagaacggttaggcccgaaagcctgcagttgagaggagctcgagagggtgggcgcagcagcgcttataaaccactctcgagctctctcaactggcaaggtgggactaaacttttgacgcggggcagcacaaggcctttggtcccgcttggtgccaccaaccgggactaaaggggggcatgcgtaccggttcgtggcaccaaccgggaccaatgccccccctttagccccggttggtgccacgaaccgggaccaatgcgcccCCTTTactcccggttcatgccacgaaccgggaccaatgaggtgcctatatacccctcgcccgcgagcagagcactccagtgctctgtttttctctggccggcgaggggagggctttgtggtgctctagctcacctcctatgcacatgaggtgttcgatgaaatgcccgagccacagtagttaagctttctcctctcgaagctcgacctcaaagctccattttccttgaGATTTGTACGGTTTAGCggaatgcacgcagatgaaccggcaatggatgtacggtgacagacacacctccgagtacattaagggcgtgcatgattttctcgaagtggctgaggcaaacaagcagaatggttttatgtgttgtccatgccctacatgtgggaatacgaagtcttactctgaccggaaaatccttcacacccacctgctttaccagggtttcatgccacactataatgtttggatgaggcacggagaaataggggttatgatggaaggcggcgaagaagaagaggacgatgacaactatgtgccccctgaatacggtgatgctgcaaccggggaagctgctgaagatcaagaggaaccagacgatgtgcccaatgatgctgcaatgggggaagctctgaagatcaagaggaaccagtgcccgatgatgatgatctccgccgggtcattgtcgatgcaaggacgcaatgcgaaagtcaaaaggagaagctgaagttcgatcgcatgttagaggatcacaaaaaaggggttgtaccccaattgcgaagatggcaacacaaagctcggtaccgtactggaattgctacagtggaaggcagagaatgctgtgcctgacaagggatttgagaagctattgaaaatattgaagaagaagcttccaaaggataacgaaatgcccgacagtacatacgtagcaaagaaggtcgtatgccctctaggattggaggtgcagaagatacatgcatgccctaatggctgcatcctctaccgcggtgcgtacaaggatctgaacgcatgcccggtatgcggtgcattgcggtataagatcagacgagatgaccctggtgatgttgacggcgagccccccccccccccaggaagagggttcctgcgaaggtgatgtggtatgctcctataataccatggttgaaacgtctgttcagaaatgaagagcatgccaagttgatgcgatggcacagtgaggaccgtaagaaagacgggaagttgagagcacccgctgacgggtcgcagcgaagaaaaatcgagagaaagtactaggctgagtttgcagctgacccaaggaacgtatggtttggtttaagcgcggatggcattaatcctttcggggagcagagcagcaatcacagcacctggcccgtgactgtATGTATGTATAatcttcctccttggatgtgcatgaagtggaagttcattatgatgccagttctcatccaaggccctaagcaacccggcaacgacattgatgtgtacctaaggccattagttgaagaacttttacagctgtggaatggaaacggtgtacgtacgtgggatgagcacaaacaggaggaatttaacctgcacgcgttgctgtttgtaaccatcaacgattggcctgctctcagtaacctttcaggacagacaaagaagggataccacgcatgcacgcactgtttagatgacactgaaagtatatacctggacaaatgcaggaagaatgtgtacctgggccatcgtcgatttcttccgaccaaccatcaatcgaaagaaaggcaagcatttcaaaggcgaagcagatcaccggaagaagcacGCCATGCATACcagtgatcacgtacttgctatggtcaatgatttacacgtaatctttggaaagggtcccggcggactagctgttcaaATGACGCTCaaggacacgcacccatgtggaagaagaaatctatattttgggacctaccctactggaaagagctagaggtccgctcttcaatcaacgcgatgcacatgacgaagaacctttgcgtgaacctgctaggcttcttgggcgtgtatggtaagacaaaagatacacctgaggcacgggaggacctgcaacgtttgcacgaaaagacggcatgcctccgaagcagtatgaaggtcctgccagctacgctcttacgaaagaagagaaagaaatcttctttgaatgcctgctcagtatgaaggtcccgactggcttctcgccgaatataaagggaataataaatatgccagagaaaaagttccagaacctaaagtctcataactgccacgtgattatgacgcaactgcttccggttgcattgagggggcttctaccggaaaacgtccgattagccattgtgaagctatgtgcattcctcaatgcaatctcttagaaggtgatcgatccagaaatcataccaaggctaaggagtgatgtggcgcaatgtcttgtcagtttcgagctggtgttcccaccatccttcttcaatatcatgacgcacgtcctagttcatctagtcgacgagattgtcattctggggcccgtatttctacacaatatgttcccctttgagaggttcatgggagtcctaaagaaatatgtccgtaaccgcgctaggccaaaaggaagcatctccatgggccatcaaacagaggatgtcattgggttttgtgttgacttcattcctggccttaagaagataggtctccctaaatcgcggtatgaggggagactgactggaaaaggcacacttggaggggactcaataatatgcatggacggatattcttggtctcaagcacactacacagttctacagaactctactttggtgaccccgtatgtcgatgaacacaagaacagtctgcgctccaaacacccggagcagtgcggcGACTGGAtaacatgtgaacacatcaggactttcagcagttggttggaaacacgtctcagaggtgacaacactgtttgtgatgagctgtactcgttgtcgaggggaccatctttgactgtattgacttacaaaggatacgagataaatgggaatacattttccacgatcgcccaagatcaaaagagcaccaaccaaaacagcggtgtccgctttgatgcagcaaccgagaggggaaaggacacatattatggttacatagtggacatatgggaacttgactacggacatgattttaaggtccctttgtttaagtgcaaatgggtcaatctgtcaggaggcagggtacaggtagacccacagtacggaatgacaacagtggatctgaacaatcttgggtacactgacgaacggttcgtcctagccaatgatgtggcacaggttatctatgtgaaggacatgtctaccagaccgagaaaaagaaaagataaggaagcgaatacatcatacgatgagccaaagcgccacatagttctttcaggaaaaagggacatcgtgggagtggagggcaagacagacatgtctgaagattatgaaaagtttcatgaaattcctcccttcaaagtcaaggctgatccaagcatcctgataaacgatgaagattatccatggttacggcgcaataagcaaaggacacaagcgaagaaaaagtgaagactttctctccacaactattatgatgataccatgccaactttcaacctttttgtagttcatttgaaatgcctgttgtaacagatgagttttcgtccgaaatcctgatacttcgaaagagattgtccattttgtacacgaagtgcatccagtttttgccgtaaccctctcaactttttagcacatgctatgtgggtgaaatgatgacaccatgccaactttcaaccttttcagagttcatttgtagtgcttttcaatttcacggtcatatagctcatgaaaatcagtaaatgcatgaaaaataacaaatgaagtcggaaagggttgaaaattgatgatgcggctttgaatggtgcattttgaacacacaaaaagtctggagttcaaataagttcaaaaaatgaaatccctttgtaactgatgagttttcgttcgaaaccctgatacttcggaagagattgtccattttgtacacgaagtgcatccagtttttgccgtaaccctctcaactttttagcacatgctatgtgggtgaaatgatgacaccatgccaactttcaaccttttcagagttcatttgtagtgcttttcaatttcacggtcatatagctcatgaaaatcagtaaatgcatgaaaaataacaaatgaagtcagaaagggttgaaaattgatgatgtggctttgaatggtgcattttgaacacacaaaaagtctggagttcaaataagttcaaaaaaatgaaatccctttgtaactgatgagttttcgttcgaaaccctcatacttcgaaagagattgtccattttgtacacgaagtgcatccagtttttgccgtaaccctctcaactttttagcacatgctatgtgggtgaaatgatgacaccatgccaacttccaaccttttcagagttcatttgtagtgcttttcaattacagggtcatttatagctcatgaactaatagcaaaaagaatgaactaaaaataatcaattaaaatatgctgttatgatcaactaaaacaaaactataatattcttcaatagccaaaagaatcaactaaaaagcttttataaaactccaatagcaaaaggagttttcataaagaatgtttttattagaaactttaatagcaaaaagcattatcataaagattttttgttagaaactaaaataacaaaatctgtttttgaatagaatcataaaacacactaatattaaatagcagaaaaaagaatcactccaaaatctatttttatagtaaagttaatcacaaactagtgattcacacaaatttcaaagaattcaaatttaaactattcaaatttgaaaactaatggcactaacagaaagtttataatttttgtgacctaaaagcaaaaaagaattaaaaaataaactttaataaaataaataaaaatagcaacagtaagtattttgttgtaagtagaaacaaaataaaataaataaagcaacaaagaaaaaaaagtgccatctactgggccaccacggcctgaatacgactagaaacccaaccatgggccagaATTCAGGCCCGCAcgtggcccagtaggccccacaggcacatagtgtatggttaggcccgaaagcctgcagttgagaggagctcgagagggtgggcgcagcagcgcttataaaccactctcgagctctctcaactagcgaggtgggactaaactttggccgcgacgcgggcagcacatgtcctctggttccggttggtggcaccaactgggactaaaggggggcatgggtaccggttagtggcaccaaccgggaccaatgccccccctttagtcccggttggtgccaccaaccgggaccaaaggccgccgcttcccgccctttgggctgctgaaaagaggcctttggtcccggttggtggcaccaaccgggactaaagggggcattggtcccggttggtgtcacgaactgggaccaatggcttttctatataagcaaacacttagtaaatttttcagagttcatctgcagtttgcactactggaatcagctaatttgccatctgccagctctttgtcgtctgctagctgacggcaaagaagctctttgccatcagctacacataagcagacggcaaagaaaaggctgacggcaaagaagctctttgccatccgccagctatttgccgtctgccagcagacggcaaagaatctttgccgtccgctggcagacggcaaagagtgtggtggcccccaccccccgctcgtttgaaaaaatcttaacggcccacctctttgtcatccgctagcagacggcaaagaggcaaaaaggcggacggcaaagagggcacttgactaacggcaggtacccccccccccgcccgttactcacttcgtcctcgcgcgcccttctcctcccaccccgccgccgccgccgccgcccgccgcccgccgccccgtcgccccgccgccccaccgccccgtcgccctccagccccggccccccgctgccccggccccccgccgccccgcgccccccgccgcctcctccaccgcccggcccccccgccgcccgggcccccgccgccccgcctcctccaccgccccgcgccggccgggccccccgccgccccggccccctgccggccgggcccccgccgccccgcctcctccaccgccccgccccggccccccgtcgccggcccctccccgacccgtcgccgccccccacagtgagcccctcccattttttctgtttttttgttttttttctgtttagataaggttttttagtttaagttttttcagtttagaattaattagtttaggttatttagtttaattagtttaggtttaattagtttaaatagtttagttttaattagtttaggtt
This sequence is a window from Aegilops tauschii subsp. strangulata cultivar AL8/78 chromosome 7, Aet v6.0, whole genome shotgun sequence. Protein-coding genes within it:
- the LOC141020615 gene encoding uncharacterized protein, whose product is MPKSRKRKATVPAAPPPPRRPRPRMEYRARSDEAWYGARVVVQDGWLRVMFENSTEDADEWYNPGADFASLGDVEALRARFRRECPPLDHARCGDVRPGDKLCLACDIHGDVEELKYYDAVLETVSPPCLVLLSA